From the Opitutus sp. ER46 genome, one window contains:
- a CDS encoding PP2C family serine/threonine-protein phosphatase, producing MPSIRAAALSDIGRVRRENEDRLVCDENALLFGVADGVGGLPGGGEAAELAIGEVQAAFAQLAPGAEPDLATIVRRANTAVGRLGVQLSPAMGIGTTLTVGCIRGAQMRLAHVGDSRCYLAHRGEFRRLTEDHSVENEARLRRARGEVVFYHEINRQALTRCVGQPTLLEIDLINHSLQAGDRFLFCTDGVTRMISDEELADFLQEFDAPDLVLRQIVSQAVTRGGPDNATGVVVFVDQA from the coding sequence ATGCCATCGATTCGTGCCGCCGCGCTCTCAGACATCGGTCGCGTTCGCCGCGAGAACGAGGACCGGCTGGTGTGTGACGAGAACGCGCTGCTCTTTGGCGTGGCTGACGGCGTCGGCGGTCTGCCCGGCGGCGGCGAAGCCGCGGAGCTCGCGATCGGGGAAGTGCAGGCGGCCTTTGCCCAGCTCGCGCCCGGGGCGGAACCTGATCTGGCCACGATTGTTCGCCGGGCCAATACCGCGGTGGGTCGACTGGGCGTCCAGCTCAGTCCGGCCATGGGTATCGGTACCACCCTCACCGTCGGCTGCATCCGCGGAGCGCAGATGCGGCTGGCGCACGTGGGCGACTCGCGCTGCTACCTTGCGCACCGCGGCGAGTTTCGCCGCCTGACCGAGGATCATTCCGTCGAGAACGAGGCCCGGCTGCGGCGCGCGCGGGGCGAGGTTGTCTTCTACCACGAGATCAACCGCCAGGCGCTGACCCGCTGCGTGGGCCAGCCGACGCTCCTTGAGATCGACCTGATCAACCATTCCCTGCAGGCCGGCGACCGTTTCCTGTTCTGCACCGACGGCGTCACCCGGATGATTTCGGACGAGGAACTCGCGGATTTTCTCCAGGAGTTCGATGCTCCCGATCTGGTCCTCCGACAGATCGTGTCCCAGGCGGTCACCCGCGGTGGTCCGGACAATGCCACCGGCGTCGTCGTGTTCGTCGACCAAGCGTAG
- a CDS encoding helicase C-terminal domain-containing protein, whose amino-acid sequence MIGLRDDSEGPPPPLSRAPALAADVFAEGGILQRALQLEHRPQQEQMANAVAAAMRDDQPLLFEAGTGVGKSLAYLVPGIIHAMDQKRQMIVSTHTISLQEQLETSDLPKCRRLFQSDPSLQPYVDFRATVLVGKSNYLCTTRLGHALAERTTLFADADFDELQRIAKWAEGSATGLRHELKPPPRPEIWDLVNADSSSCSRKHCDCNKCFYQRARARLRSAHVIIVNHALLFALINAGGARAHGADADARGVLFADDFVILDEAHTVPDVATDNFGLSLSSYGVDRALKYLFNPRTSRGLLRKHGDAGMQQLVIDALDASKQFFGFLGNTLLAQRAIVRVREEGVAEATLDGPLGALHRQLHKAADRLEDGRERDELLEQVQRVKGLQATVNEWLTLGDKGHVYWAERSGRQQTIVTLRSAPIDVAPELRRHLFGCGTSVICASATLAMGGQIEPFAARIGADHAEAVIVRSPFDFDRNMRVYVAADVPLPSPQEARLALDTLRDYIRFSTGRVTGGTLVLFTSYSDMRAIAADLEPEYRAAGRPFLLQGGELSRTELTRQMRQLGNAVLFGTDSFWTGVDVPGDALAQVIITRLPFDPPTHPITEARCDFIRARGGSPFNELTLPDALMKFRQGVGRLIRTATDRGLITILDSRVLAKSYGRLFIDSLPRPEFTRLTRATREDQFLPFA is encoded by the coding sequence ATGATCGGACTACGGGACGATTCGGAAGGCCCGCCGCCGCCGCTCAGCCGCGCGCCCGCGCTGGCCGCGGACGTGTTTGCGGAGGGCGGCATCCTCCAGCGTGCGCTCCAGCTGGAGCACCGGCCGCAGCAGGAGCAGATGGCCAATGCCGTGGCCGCCGCGATGCGCGACGACCAGCCACTGCTATTCGAGGCCGGCACCGGCGTCGGCAAATCGCTCGCCTACCTGGTGCCCGGGATCATCCACGCGATGGACCAGAAGCGGCAGATGATCGTGTCGACCCACACGATCTCGCTGCAGGAGCAGCTTGAGACCAGCGACCTGCCCAAGTGCCGGCGGCTTTTTCAATCCGACCCTTCGCTCCAGCCGTACGTCGACTTCCGCGCGACGGTGCTGGTCGGCAAGTCGAACTACCTCTGCACAACGCGGCTGGGGCACGCCCTCGCGGAACGCACGACGCTCTTCGCGGATGCCGACTTCGACGAGTTGCAGCGGATTGCGAAATGGGCGGAAGGCTCGGCCACCGGCCTGCGGCACGAGTTGAAGCCGCCGCCGCGGCCGGAGATTTGGGATCTCGTCAACGCCGATTCGTCGTCCTGCTCGCGCAAGCACTGCGACTGCAACAAGTGCTTCTATCAGCGGGCCCGCGCGCGCCTGCGGTCAGCGCACGTCATCATCGTCAACCACGCGCTCCTGTTCGCCCTGATCAACGCCGGCGGGGCGCGCGCGCACGGCGCCGACGCCGATGCCAGGGGCGTGCTGTTCGCCGACGACTTCGTCATCCTCGACGAGGCGCACACGGTGCCCGACGTCGCCACCGACAACTTCGGGCTGTCGCTCTCGAGCTACGGCGTGGATCGCGCGCTGAAGTACCTCTTCAATCCCCGCACGAGTCGCGGTCTGCTGCGCAAGCATGGCGACGCGGGCATGCAGCAGCTGGTCATCGACGCGCTCGACGCCTCGAAGCAGTTCTTCGGCTTCCTCGGCAACACCCTGCTCGCGCAACGGGCGATCGTCCGCGTCCGCGAGGAAGGCGTGGCCGAAGCGACGCTCGACGGCCCGCTCGGCGCGCTGCACCGCCAGTTGCACAAGGCGGCAGACCGGCTCGAGGACGGCCGCGAGCGTGACGAACTCCTCGAACAGGTGCAGCGCGTAAAGGGCCTGCAGGCCACGGTGAACGAGTGGCTCACGCTGGGCGACAAGGGGCATGTCTACTGGGCGGAGCGCAGCGGGCGGCAGCAGACGATTGTGACGCTGCGCAGTGCGCCGATCGACGTCGCGCCCGAGCTGCGGCGACATCTCTTCGGCTGCGGGACGAGCGTGATCTGCGCGAGCGCCACCCTCGCGATGGGCGGCCAGATCGAGCCCTTTGCCGCGCGGATCGGCGCGGACCACGCGGAGGCGGTGATCGTCCGGTCCCCGTTCGATTTCGACCGCAACATGCGCGTGTACGTCGCGGCCGACGTCCCCCTGCCCTCGCCGCAGGAGGCGCGCCTGGCTCTCGATACGCTGAGGGACTACATCCGATTCAGCACGGGGCGCGTCACCGGGGGCACGCTCGTGTTGTTCACGAGCTACAGCGACATGCGGGCGATCGCGGCGGATCTCGAACCCGAGTACCGGGCGGCAGGCCGCCCCTTCCTGCTGCAGGGCGGCGAGCTGTCGCGCACGGAGCTCACCCGGCAGATGCGCCAGCTCGGCAACGCCGTGCTCTTCGGCACCGACAGCTTCTGGACCGGGGTCGACGTGCCCGGCGACGCGCTGGCGCAGGTCATCATCACGCGGCTGCCTTTCGATCCGCCCACCCACCCGATCACGGAAGCGCGCTGCGATTTCATCCGCGCCCGCGGCGGCAGCCCCTTCAATGAGCTCACCTTGCCGGATGCGTTGATGAAGTTCCGGCAGGGCGTCGGCCGCCTCATTCGCACGGCAACCGACCGCGGACTGATCACGATTCTCGACTCGCGGGTGCTGGCGAAGAGCTATGGCCGGCTGTTCATCGACTCCCTGCCCCGGCCGGAGTTCACCCGCCTCACCCGGGCCACCCGCGAGGACCAATTTCTTCCTTTCGCCTGA
- a CDS encoding endonuclease/exonuclease/phosphatase family protein gives MKTSALVATCLTALVTLLGVSSARAAEPFRLRVLTYNIKNCKGNDGVVDVARVAAVIKQAQPDVVLLQEVDKGVARSKWVDQPAELGRLTGLKSGFARLKKWGDGDYGNAMLSRFPAKGVKGVRTLLGPDALTPSVIGFEIRPGAGVPPIFVIGAHLNVEHADLRLAQAQELTNFAVQRGGLVILGGDMNAKPGSPPIALLRSAWTDATAAGEAPTFPATKPRIKIDYIFCRPADAWRVVETRVIEEPMAADHCPVLVVLEYRGEPAKAE, from the coding sequence ATGAAAACCTCCGCACTGGTCGCGACCTGTCTCACTGCCCTCGTCACCCTCCTGGGTGTTTCGTCCGCCCGTGCGGCCGAGCCCTTCCGGCTTCGGGTCCTCACGTACAACATCAAGAACTGCAAGGGCAACGATGGCGTCGTCGATGTCGCCCGCGTGGCGGCGGTCATCAAGCAGGCGCAACCCGATGTCGTGCTGCTGCAGGAGGTGGACAAGGGTGTGGCGCGCTCGAAGTGGGTCGACCAGCCCGCGGAACTCGGGCGGCTCACGGGGCTGAAGTCCGGTTTCGCGCGGCTGAAGAAGTGGGGCGACGGCGACTACGGCAACGCGATGCTCTCACGGTTCCCCGCGAAGGGCGTGAAGGGCGTCCGGACGCTGCTCGGACCCGATGCGCTGACGCCGTCGGTGATCGGTTTCGAGATTCGTCCCGGTGCCGGAGTCCCACCCATCTTTGTGATTGGCGCGCACCTTAATGTGGAACACGCCGACCTGCGGCTGGCCCAGGCGCAGGAACTGACCAATTTTGCGGTCCAGCGGGGAGGCTTGGTGATCCTGGGCGGTGATATGAATGCGAAGCCCGGCAGTCCCCCCATCGCGCTGTTGCGCTCCGCCTGGACTGATGCCACGGCGGCGGGCGAGGCGCCGACGTTTCCCGCGACCAAGCCGCGGATAAAGATCGACTACATCTTCTGCCGGCCGGCGGACGCGTGGCGCGTGGTCGAAACGCGCGTGATCGAGGAGCCGATGGCGGCGGATCACTGCCCGGTGCTCGTGGTGCTGGAGTACCGAGGAGAACCGGCAAAGGCGGAGTGA
- a CDS encoding alpha/beta hydrolase translates to MTPRHLLRGALLAAGLTLLPFAAPAQTQPAPLPDSIKAVRDLAYVEGGHVRQALDLYLPANGDGPFPVIVWVHGGAWRTGDKRSCLPLRRGFVEQGYAVASINYRLSQHALFPAQLEDCKAAIRWLCAHAKEYRLDAGHIAAWGSSAGGHLVALLGTTGDVSDFDMGPNRGFSSRVQAVIDDYGPTDFAQLEAVWKADPARPPPDPKDAAAPAALIGGPINEPANAAKVQRANPIAYVSPGDTPFLIEHGDHDPIVPVHQSELLFAALRQAGVPVRFTLVNGALHGPGIAGPDIEQARRDFLDLHLKGKQTVAAQWPAAMRVSMPAVMPPPAAKK, encoded by the coding sequence ATGACACCACGGCATCTCCTGCGCGGCGCGCTGCTCGCGGCCGGACTAACGCTCCTGCCCTTCGCCGCCCCGGCCCAGACCCAACCCGCCCCGCTGCCGGACAGCATCAAGGCTGTGCGCGACCTGGCCTACGTCGAAGGCGGTCACGTGCGGCAGGCGCTCGATCTTTACCTGCCCGCCAACGGTGACGGCCCGTTCCCCGTGATCGTCTGGGTGCACGGCGGCGCGTGGCGGACCGGCGACAAACGCAGTTGCCTGCCGCTCCGCCGCGGGTTCGTCGAACAGGGCTACGCGGTGGCCAGCATCAACTACCGCCTGAGCCAGCACGCGCTCTTCCCGGCGCAACTCGAGGACTGCAAGGCGGCGATTCGCTGGCTCTGCGCCCATGCGAAGGAGTACCGGCTCGACGCCGGCCACATCGCCGCCTGGGGCAGTTCGGCGGGCGGCCACCTCGTGGCGCTGCTCGGGACCACCGGCGACGTTTCCGACTTCGACATGGGCCCAAACCGCGGATTCTCCAGTCGCGTGCAGGCCGTCATCGATGATTATGGCCCGACCGATTTCGCCCAACTCGAGGCCGTCTGGAAAGCGGACCCGGCCCGGCCCCCGCCGGACCCGAAGGATGCCGCCGCGCCCGCGGCCCTCATTGGCGGCCCCATCAACGAGCCGGCCAACGCCGCCAAGGTGCAGCGCGCCAACCCGATCGCGTATGTCTCCCCCGGAGACACACCCTTCCTGATCGAGCACGGAGACCACGATCCGATCGTGCCCGTGCACCAGAGCGAACTCCTGTTCGCCGCGCTCCGCCAGGCCGGCGTGCCCGTCCGCTTCACCCTCGTGAACGGCGCCCTGCACGGCCCGGGCATCGCCGGCCCCGACATCGAGCAGGCACGCCGCGACTTTCTCGACCTGCACCTGAAGGGAAAGCAGACCGTGGCCGCGCAATGGCCCGCCGCGATGCGGGTGTCCATGCCGGCCGTGATGCCGCCGCCGGCGGCGAAGAAGTAA
- a CDS encoding cation-translocating P-type ATPase produces MDASAKTSAAWVDALIDFLRQQPEISAVRIDPAAHRVAVATVGNVAVAGLEQRLAETIAAIDAELARGAEAAAPRGYSVRRDGESVVIGRETCETAEKLWLWREMEWPAIEHEEGHGEQEWKTLSVLAAVCGVAGITGALVAHFVPGTPALAKAFYLVAIIAGGWDAAVDTWENIKKREIDIHFLMLAVAFGAMAINHWSEAVLLLFLFSASGAMEEYALDRTQREVSALLKSSPKRATVVLPNGNEQEVGVEELQLGQRVRVKPGEAFAADGVVAHGASASDESALTGEATPVEKKVGDQVFSGTINLWGAVDFDVARLPAESTLQKIIRLIQTAQKLKAPSERFTDKFGTGYTYAVIGGAAAMFLVWWLVLGLPAFTNTDETRSAFYRAMTLMVVASPCALVLSIPSAILAAIAWGARHGVLFRGGAAIEKLADVTTVALDKTGTLTTGELAVVGYESYPQGREREVLELAYALEAKSHHPLARAIVRHARAEGVSELKVDDFQSITGQGLRGKVAGSSLLLGRRELLEVGPLADWAKQLPVAPADLSEVWVIGPNVVGRVLLRDQVRKESQGVLAALKRMGIRTVMLTGDRRHAAEAVARELGVDEVRAGLKPEDKVTAIVSLREQGQKVAMVGDGVNDAPCLAASDVSVAMGARGSDAALEQAEVILMHDRIENFLAAQRLSRRARAIIRQNLTLSLGVVVVMVIATAFGAVPLAVGVAAHEGSTLVVCINSLRLLFGRNA; encoded by the coding sequence ATGGATGCTTCCGCCAAGACCAGCGCCGCCTGGGTTGACGCCCTCATCGATTTCCTCCGCCAGCAACCTGAGATCAGTGCCGTCCGGATCGATCCTGCCGCCCATCGGGTCGCGGTGGCGACGGTCGGCAACGTGGCCGTCGCCGGACTCGAGCAGCGACTCGCCGAGACGATCGCCGCGATCGACGCCGAGCTGGCCCGGGGCGCCGAGGCCGCCGCGCCGCGTGGGTATTCAGTCCGCCGTGACGGCGAGTCCGTGGTGATCGGAAGGGAAACGTGCGAGACCGCCGAGAAACTCTGGCTGTGGCGTGAGATGGAGTGGCCCGCCATCGAGCACGAGGAGGGACATGGCGAACAGGAATGGAAGACGCTTTCGGTCCTCGCGGCCGTCTGTGGCGTCGCCGGCATCACCGGGGCGCTCGTGGCGCATTTCGTGCCTGGCACGCCCGCGCTGGCCAAGGCGTTCTACCTGGTGGCGATCATCGCCGGTGGCTGGGACGCGGCCGTCGACACGTGGGAAAACATCAAAAAGCGCGAGATCGACATTCACTTCCTGATGCTGGCGGTCGCGTTTGGCGCGATGGCCATCAACCACTGGAGCGAGGCTGTCCTGCTGCTGTTCCTGTTCTCGGCCTCGGGGGCGATGGAGGAGTACGCCCTCGACCGGACGCAGCGTGAGGTGAGCGCGCTCCTCAAGAGCTCGCCGAAACGTGCCACCGTCGTGCTGCCCAACGGCAACGAGCAGGAAGTGGGCGTCGAGGAACTCCAGCTCGGCCAGCGCGTGCGCGTGAAGCCGGGCGAGGCGTTTGCCGCCGACGGCGTCGTGGCGCATGGCGCCAGCGCGAGCGATGAATCCGCCCTCACCGGCGAAGCGACGCCGGTCGAAAAGAAGGTCGGTGACCAGGTCTTCAGCGGCACGATCAACCTCTGGGGCGCGGTCGACTTCGATGTCGCGCGCCTGCCTGCGGAAAGCACGCTGCAGAAGATCATCCGGCTGATTCAGACGGCGCAGAAACTGAAGGCGCCGAGCGAGCGGTTCACCGACAAGTTCGGTACCGGCTATACGTATGCCGTCATCGGCGGCGCGGCGGCGATGTTCCTCGTGTGGTGGCTGGTGCTCGGGCTGCCCGCGTTCACCAACACCGACGAGACGCGTTCGGCCTTCTACCGTGCAATGACGCTCATGGTCGTCGCGAGTCCCTGCGCCCTCGTGCTGTCGATCCCGTCCGCCATCCTGGCGGCCATTGCCTGGGGCGCGCGCCATGGCGTCCTGTTCCGGGGCGGCGCCGCGATCGAGAAGCTAGCGGATGTCACCACGGTCGCGCTGGACAAGACGGGCACCCTCACCACGGGCGAACTCGCCGTCGTGGGCTATGAGAGCTATCCGCAGGGCCGCGAGCGCGAGGTGCTCGAGTTGGCCTACGCGCTCGAGGCCAAATCCCATCACCCACTTGCGCGAGCGATCGTGCGCCACGCCCGCGCCGAGGGCGTCAGCGAACTCAAGGTCGACGATTTCCAGTCCATCACCGGCCAGGGATTGCGCGGCAAGGTCGCCGGCTCCTCGCTCCTCCTCGGGCGCCGCGAGCTGCTCGAGGTCGGACCGCTCGCCGACTGGGCCAAGCAGCTTCCCGTCGCTCCCGCCGATCTCAGCGAGGTGTGGGTCATCGGCCCGAACGTGGTCGGGCGCGTCCTGCTGCGCGACCAGGTGCGCAAGGAATCGCAAGGCGTGCTCGCCGCGTTGAAGCGGATGGGCATCCGCACTGTGATGCTCACCGGTGACCGCCGGCATGCCGCCGAAGCCGTGGCCCGTGAGCTCGGCGTCGATGAGGTGCGCGCGGGCCTCAAGCCCGAGGATAAGGTCACCGCCATCGTCAGCCTCCGCGAACAGGGCCAGAAGGTTGCGATGGTCGGCGATGGGGTGAACGACGCGCCGTGTCTCGCCGCGTCCGATGTCAGCGTCGCCATGGGCGCGCGTGGCAGTGACGCTGCGCTCGAGCAGGCGGAGGTCATCTTGATGCATGACCGTATCGAGAACTTCCTGGCGGCCCAGCGCCTCAGCCGGCGCGCCCGTGCGATCATCCGGCAAAACCTCACGCTCTCGCTGGGCGTCGTGGTGGTGATGGTGATTGCGACGGCGTTCGGCGCGGTCCCGCTCGCCGTTGGCGTCGCGGCGCACGAGGGCAGCACCCTCGTCGTTTGCATCAACTCGCTGCGCCTCCTGTTCGGCCGCAACGCGTAG
- a CDS encoding L,D-transpeptidase, whose translation MERVTKACAQLGIKPGERVLIVRISTATLQFFRKGALVKSYVVSTSLKPPSNIKGSMGTPRGLHEIAERIGGGQPAGMVFKSRLPTGRHFSEFPDSEAARQLITSRILWLRGLEPGVNRGGEVDTYDRYVYIHGTNHEERLGEPMSAGCVEMRNHDVIELYDEVRVGDLVWIE comes from the coding sequence ATGGAGCGGGTAACCAAAGCCTGCGCCCAGCTGGGCATCAAGCCCGGAGAACGGGTGCTGATCGTGCGGATCAGCACAGCTACCCTCCAATTCTTCCGCAAAGGTGCACTGGTGAAGAGCTACGTGGTCTCCACCTCGCTAAAACCGCCGTCCAACATCAAGGGTTCGATGGGGACGCCGCGCGGACTGCATGAGATCGCCGAACGCATCGGCGGCGGCCAGCCCGCCGGGATGGTCTTCAAGTCACGCCTGCCGACTGGTCGTCACTTCTCTGAATTCCCCGACTCCGAGGCCGCGCGGCAGCTCATCACCAGCCGGATTCTGTGGTTGCGCGGGCTTGAGCCTGGGGTGAACCGCGGAGGCGAAGTCGATACGTACGATCGCTACGTTTACATCCACGGCACCAACCACGAGGAGCGGCTCGGCGAGCCGATGAGCGCGGGCTGCGTCGAGATGCGCAACCACGACGTCATCGAACTCTACGACGAGGTGCGCGTCGGCGACCTGGTGTGGATCGAATAG
- a CDS encoding aspartate-semialdehyde dehydrogenase: MNNVSINVGIVGATGAVGQELLQLLHDRNFPMAQLRLFASARSAGKVVTCAGKKYTVEEAKPGVFKDLDVAFFAVEGATTKALAPDAVAAGCLVIDKSSAYRMDPAVPLVIPEINPEQLTQHKGIIANPNCSTAVTLMALWPLHKAFGLKRYIASTYQSVSGTGTDAIEELDQQVHAYAKGEPLTRKVYPYQIAFNVIPQVDSFGPNGYTGEETKMELESRKIMGLPALKVSSTTVRVPVVRAHSVAVNAEFERPVSVEAARAAVAAFEGAELVDDPANKVYPTPLDFSRKVKCGVGRIRIDTALDNALALWVSGDNLWKGAALNALQNAELMVRKGWLKPKGQR; this comes from the coding sequence GTGAACAACGTATCCATCAATGTCGGCATCGTCGGCGCCACGGGCGCCGTCGGTCAAGAGCTCCTACAGCTCTTGCATGATCGGAATTTCCCCATGGCCCAGCTGCGGCTCTTCGCCTCGGCTCGGTCGGCGGGCAAGGTCGTTACGTGTGCGGGCAAAAAATACACCGTGGAGGAAGCGAAGCCCGGCGTCTTCAAGGACCTCGATGTGGCGTTCTTCGCCGTCGAGGGCGCGACGACCAAGGCGCTTGCGCCTGACGCCGTCGCGGCCGGCTGCCTCGTGATCGACAAGAGCTCGGCCTACCGCATGGACCCCGCGGTGCCGCTCGTCATTCCGGAGATCAACCCGGAGCAGCTCACCCAGCACAAGGGCATCATTGCCAACCCGAACTGCTCGACGGCGGTCACGCTCATGGCGCTGTGGCCGCTGCACAAGGCCTTCGGTCTGAAGCGCTACATCGCGTCGACATACCAGTCCGTCTCCGGCACGGGGACCGACGCGATCGAGGAGCTCGACCAGCAGGTGCACGCCTACGCCAAAGGCGAACCGCTGACTCGCAAGGTCTATCCCTACCAGATCGCGTTCAATGTTATCCCCCAGGTCGATTCGTTTGGCCCCAACGGTTACACCGGGGAGGAGACCAAAATGGAGCTCGAGAGCCGCAAGATCATGGGGCTGCCGGCGCTCAAGGTGTCGTCCACCACCGTTCGCGTGCCAGTCGTCCGGGCGCATTCGGTGGCGGTCAACGCCGAGTTCGAACGTCCTGTCAGCGTTGAGGCCGCGCGTGCCGCCGTCGCCGCCTTCGAGGGCGCCGAACTCGTCGATGATCCGGCAAACAAGGTTTACCCGACGCCCCTGGACTTCAGCCGCAAGGTGAAGTGCGGCGTCGGCCGTATCCGCATCGACACCGCCCTCGACAACGCCCTGGCGCTGTGGGTGAGCGGCGACAACCTCTGGAAGGGTGCCGCCCTCAATGCCTTGCAGAACGCCGAGCTCATGGTGCGCAAGGGTTGGCTCAAACCCAAGGGCCAGCGCTGA
- the ilvN gene encoding acetolactate synthase small subunit: protein MRHTISVLVENKFGVLTRIAGMFSGRGFNIDSLNVAPTHDPSLSRITVALKGDEGQLDLCIKQLRKLVNVVEVLDFKEGQAVARELILVKVKADAASRPAILQIGEIFRAKIVHLAAESLIIEATGDDDKITALLGLLEPFGIIELARTGRLALKR, encoded by the coding sequence ATGCGACACACGATCTCCGTCCTCGTTGAGAACAAGTTCGGCGTTCTGACCCGAATCGCCGGCATGTTTTCCGGCCGCGGGTTCAACATCGACTCCCTCAACGTCGCGCCGACCCACGATCCGTCGCTCTCCCGGATCACCGTCGCGCTCAAGGGCGACGAGGGGCAGCTCGACCTTTGCATCAAGCAGCTCCGCAAGCTGGTGAACGTCGTCGAGGTGCTCGACTTCAAGGAAGGCCAGGCCGTCGCCCGCGAACTCATCCTCGTCAAGGTCAAGGCCGACGCCGCGTCGCGTCCCGCCATCCTCCAGATTGGCGAGATCTTCCGCGCCAAGATCGTTCACCTCGCCGCCGAGTCGCTGATCATCGAGGCCACCGGCGATGACGACAAAATCACCGCGCTGCTCGGTCTGCTCGAGCCGTTTGGCATCATCGAACTCGCCCGCACCGGCCGGCTTGCCTTGAAACGCTGA
- the ilvC gene encoding ketol-acid reductoisomerase, translating into MPAKVYTDKDADLGVFQNKTLAILGYGSQGHAHALNLKDSGCKVIIGLYPGSKSREVAQQHGFEVYDTAEAVRRADVIMVGLPDMKQASVYEADILPNLAKGKTLLFSHGLAIHFGLIKLPKDVDCIMVAPKGPGHMVRRLYAEGKGMPALIAVAQDKSKTAKKQALAWAKGIGSTRAGVLQTTFKEETETDLFGEQAVLCGGASALVQAGFETLVEAGYQPEMAYFECLHELKLICDLMYESGIAGMRFSISETAKYGDITRGPRVVNKKTKAEMKKILKEIQTGKFTKEWVKEYKGGLKKYNALLKAGEKHQIEKTGAYLRSMMPWMTKKNIKGVQASYS; encoded by the coding sequence ATGCCCGCGAAAGTCTACACCGACAAAGACGCCGACCTCGGCGTGTTCCAAAACAAAACCCTCGCCATCCTCGGCTACGGTTCCCAGGGCCATGCCCACGCGCTGAACCTCAAGGACAGCGGCTGCAAGGTCATCATCGGCCTCTATCCCGGTTCCAAGTCGCGCGAGGTCGCGCAGCAGCACGGGTTCGAGGTGTACGACACCGCTGAGGCGGTGCGTCGCGCTGATGTCATCATGGTCGGCCTCCCCGACATGAAGCAGGCTTCGGTTTACGAGGCGGACATCCTTCCGAATCTCGCCAAGGGCAAGACGCTGCTCTTCTCCCACGGCCTCGCGATCCACTTCGGCCTGATCAAGCTGCCGAAGGACGTCGACTGTATCATGGTCGCCCCGAAGGGCCCGGGCCACATGGTCCGCCGCCTCTACGCCGAAGGGAAGGGCATGCCCGCCCTCATCGCCGTTGCGCAGGACAAGTCGAAGACCGCCAAGAAGCAGGCGCTCGCCTGGGCCAAGGGCATCGGCTCCACCCGCGCCGGTGTGCTCCAGACCACCTTCAAGGAAGAGACCGAGACCGATCTGTTCGGCGAGCAGGCCGTCCTCTGCGGCGGTGCCAGCGCGTTGGTTCAGGCCGGATTCGAGACGCTCGTCGAGGCGGGCTATCAGCCTGAGATGGCGTACTTCGAGTGCCTCCATGAGCTGAAGCTGATCTGCGACCTCATGTACGAGAGCGGCATCGCCGGCATGCGTTTCTCGATTTCCGAGACCGCCAAGTACGGCGACATCACCCGCGGCCCCCGCGTCGTGAACAAGAAGACCAAGGCCGAGATGAAGAAGATCCTGAAGGAGATTCAGACCGGCAAGTTCACGAAAGAGTGGGTCAAGGAGTACAAGGGCGGCCTCAAGAAGTACAACGCGCTGCTCAAGGCCGGCGAAAAGCACCAGATCGAGAAGACCGGTGCCTACCTTCGCAGCATGATGCCCTGGATGACCAAGAAGAACATCAAGGGCGTGCAGGCTTCCTACTCCTGA